The segment GCGAAAACGGTAAAGTCGGACAAGAAAATATGAATTCGATCGGATCAAATATAGAAAacggttcggttcggttcgggaTATTTTCATTCCGTTTTCATTCCTAGATGGCTCAACCCCACCTATCATGGGTGAAACATAGGGATAGAGAAGAATCCTCAATGGttttatatatgtatgtgtatatacacacacactagCAACTGCATAAGTCTATGCATTGAAACACAGCATACAGTTTTTATGCCATCCGTTCTAATACGTTTTCGTTTCGAATTCTCTTTCGTAGCTGGACACATGCTATTCTTATTAGTATGAGAATGGGTCGTGCTACTACCAGATACGACTCTTACACTTGTGGAAGTAAAGGAATAGACGGACCGGGAGAAAGTGATAGGCAAAGAGATGGAGAAAGAAATTTTCTCCTTTTAACATTATTATTACAATTGTAAAATAGTAATATAGATCAATGGAATggtatatagatatagattgtttttatttgatgcaTTTGTGTGTTCTGTAATAACTTTATTATATCCAAtcaaaaaataaatttagtATTTCTCATTTATGGGGATTAAGCCTATTATTAAAAAGtgtatatagatatagataaccCAAATAATGTAGTGTAGCCGAGTGGTATGCAGGGTCCCTGTTAAGTTATAAATAAGTGGAGTGGAGATGGCCAAGGCAGCCTACGTACGCTAGGCACAGTTGTGGCTGTGCAGAACTGCACAAGAGCACGTCGCCTCGCCTCCACCACCACGAACGGAGAAGGCGGCGGCCGGCCATGGCCATGGAGGAAACGAGCAAGATAACGGGCAGGAAGAAGGGTGGTCTTAGAACAATGCCCTTCATCTTCGGTAAGCGAGTTTACTAATGAACAGCAATTGTGTTTTCTGGGGGTGTCTTAATTTCAATTGGTTTAATTTCTTGCGTGTGCACTTACACCCGCAGCCAACGAGGTGGCGGAGAAGCTCGCCGTGGTGGGCTTCTCGACCAACATGCTGACGTACCTCACCACGCAGCTGCACATGCCGCTGGCGAAGGCCGCCACCACGCTCACCAACTTCGGCGGCACCTCCGCCGCGACGCCCCTCATCGGCGCCTTCCTCGCCGACGCCTGCATCGGCCGCTTCTGGACCATCGCTGCCGCCTCCGTCGTCTACCAAGTCGTACGTCCTGGTTGCAATTGCCAAGCAATGCATACAGTGATACAGCAGCATCCATGGGTGCTGAATTAACTGAGGCTGCGAATGAACGATCGATTACTGACGTCGCACAGGGCATGGCGCTCCTGACGGTGTCAGCGGCGCTGCCGCAGTTCCGCCCTCCGCCGTGCAAGCCCGGCGGCGCGGTGACGTGCCAGGAGGCGGCGCCGTGGCAGCTGGCGGTGCTGTACGTGTCCCTGCTCCTCAACGCGGTGGGCGCCGGCGGGTACCGCCCCTGCATCGTGGCGTTCGGGGCGGACCAGTTCGACGAGTCGCGGGCGGCGGAGCGCGCCCGGAGCTGGGGCTTCTTCAACTGGTACTACTTCTGCAACGGCGCGTCCATGCTGCTGGCCGTCACGGCGGTGGTGTACGTGCAGGACAACGTGGGCTGGGGCTGGGGCCTCGGCGTGCCGGCCTTCTGCATGGGCGTCTCCGTCGCCGCCTTCGTGGCCGGGTACCCCATGTACCGGAGGCTGGAGCCCGCGGGGAGCCCGTTCACGCGGCTCGCGCAGGTGGTCGTCGCCGCCGTCAAGAAGCGCCGGCTGCCGGCGGCGGACGTCGTCCCCGCGAGGCTGTACGAGAACGACGACCTCGACGCGCCCATCTCCATGTACGGCAAGCTTGTGCACACGGATCAGCTCAGGTACGTTCCTGCGTCCGCTGCCTTGCTCTGTTCTTTTTCACTGCCGTGCACTGAACTAGTAGGACTTAGGAGTCAATTTTTACGTGGTGGTTTGACTGGGATCCACTGGCGACAATCCACATCTTAGCCGATAGACGGACGACAGACAGAGCATAAGAAATTGCCAAGAAAGGATCACGGACAGGGCAGATCCAATCACAAGGCCATGTCAAAGTGGCGCCAAAAACGGACATCGTGCCATGTCGCAAGCCTGCAACGGTGCAATTTCTCGTGGTGTTTTTCTGAGCAAGATCACAACGCACGGGTCCACGTTTGTTTTCTGAAGGGGCAAGCGTGATTGCAGTCTCGGTTAATTGTAACCGTCACTCCAAATCTGAGTCCAATCATATCACTCCAAATTTATGTTTCGTCCATACCATAAATCCGAATTTCGATACTAAACCAAATTTGAGTTCAACTGACACCGTGTTCTCGGCACGCAGCTTCTTTGACCGCGCGGCGATCGTCACCGACGGCGACATGGTCACGCAGACGGACGCCGACTCCGGCAAGCCGTCGGCGGCCCCCGTCCCGAACCCGTGGCGCCTGAGCACGGTGCACCGCGTGGAGGAGCTCAAGTCCGTGATCCGCATGGGGCCTATCTGGGCGGCGGGCATCCTGGTGATCACGGGTTCATCGACGCAGCACACCTTCTCCCTGCAGCAGGCGAGCACCATGGACCGCCGCCTGGCGCCGGGCCTGTCCACGTTCCAGATCCCGGCGGGGTCCATGACCGTCTTCGCGCTGCTCGCCATGCTCCTCACCCTGTTCCTCTACGACCGCGTGCTCGTCCGCGTGGCGCGCCGCTTCACGGGGCTGGACCGCGGCATCTCCTTCCTGCACCGCATGGGCGTCGGCTTCGCCATCAGCGTGGTCGCCACCCTGGTGGCCGGCTTCGTGGAGCGGCACCGCAGggacgccgcggcggcggtggccggcGCCACGGACGCCGGCACGTCCCCGCTGTCGGCCTACTGGCTGGTGCCGCAGTACGCGCTGCACGGCGTGGCCGAGGCCTTCACCTCCGTGGGGCACCTCGAGTTCATGTACGACCAGGCGCCCGAGAGCATGCGCAGCACGGCGACGGCGCTCTTctggctctccatctcgctgggAAGCTACGCCAGCACGCTGCTGGTGGACGCCGTGCACCACTGGAGCGCAGGCCCCGGCGGCGCCAACTGGCTGCCGGACAACATCAATCACGGCAGGCTGGACTACTTTTACTGGGTCGTCACCATGCTGCAGGTCATGAACTTGATATACTACGCCATTTGTGCCAAGCGGTTCAGGTACAAGCCAGTGCAGCTCCATAAGAAAGAGGAGGAAGAAAGCGGCAAGGCACTTGTGGAGCTGCAAGAGAAGGTTTGAGCAGCGTACACTTTCAGCTACGTGCAGGTACATGTCTTAAGGTAGAAAGAAAGTGCTTCCACTACTCCATTAGTGCTAGGAAGATTGTCAGACACTCCCTAGCTAATACTATATGTATGTGAGCATCTGTATTAGTCAAGTAGATCAAGGAATGCAGGGAGTTGTTCAGGCAAGCAACATCACTCAGAAATTGTCAATGGTCACTTGACAGCTTTGTGAATGCCAACTTTGACGTTAATGCATACTCGTACTGTATAAAGACCCTGTTTGTACATTAGGGTCATGAACACAGAGATTGTTCAGGCAACCGTCTTTGAAAGTTTTCAAGCCAAATTAAGCAACACATTTCTCAGTGCCAAAAAAGTTTCCATCTGAATCCTGGCATAACTTACAGATTATTAATATTCAGACTTGGACACTTGGTAGTAGGAAACAGGTTTGCACTCACAATCTGACATGAATTTCCCCAAGCAGAGCTTTCCAGGTAAACagtacggtgcattaggtgtcgCCTCTGATCTTTAATCGCAGTAGTAGTACACAAATAGACCGTCCAAGAACGCGCGGGCGAGACGCGAACCTGTTGCGGGACGGGCGGATCAGACGGTGAACTTGATCTCGAACCCGGCGGACGGATCGACGGGCTCGGCCGGGGACGGGACGACGGCGGTGACGGTGGCGGCTGGGGGCCCGACGGGGAGGCGGCGGGTTAT is part of the Sorghum bicolor cultivar BTx623 chromosome 10, Sorghum_bicolor_NCBIv3, whole genome shotgun sequence genome and harbors:
- the LOC8061532 gene encoding protein NRT1/ PTR FAMILY 3.1, which codes for MAMEETSKITGRKKGGLRTMPFIFANEVAEKLAVVGFSTNMLTYLTTQLHMPLAKAATTLTNFGGTSAATPLIGAFLADACIGRFWTIAAASVVYQVGMALLTVSAALPQFRPPPCKPGGAVTCQEAAPWQLAVLYVSLLLNAVGAGGYRPCIVAFGADQFDESRAAERARSWGFFNWYYFCNGASMLLAVTAVVYVQDNVGWGWGLGVPAFCMGVSVAAFVAGYPMYRRLEPAGSPFTRLAQVVVAAVKKRRLPAADVVPARLYENDDLDAPISMYGKLVHTDQLSFFDRAAIVTDGDMVTQTDADSGKPSAAPVPNPWRLSTVHRVEELKSVIRMGPIWAAGILVITGSSTQHTFSLQQASTMDRRLAPGLSTFQIPAGSMTVFALLAMLLTLFLYDRVLVRVARRFTGLDRGISFLHRMGVGFAISVVATLVAGFVERHRRDAAAAVAGATDAGTSPLSAYWLVPQYALHGVAEAFTSVGHLEFMYDQAPESMRSTATALFWLSISLGSYASTLLVDAVHHWSAGPGGANWLPDNINHGRLDYFYWVVTMLQVMNLIYYAICAKRFRYKPVQLHKKEEEESGKALVELQEKV